In Campylobacter vicugnae, a genomic segment contains:
- a CDS encoding RNA degradosome polyphosphate kinase, giving the protein MENRDIFINRELSWLRFNSRVLAQCGKDLPLLEKLKFIAIYCTNLDEFYMIRIAGLKQLFAAGIIVSGSDEMTPLDQLREIRKYLKDEQEILEAYYKDTVSKLAHHGLYIQNYEELNDEIKARADEYFFSNILPVIVPIAVDPTHPFPHLNNLSFALAVKLCDDAHPEIVKFGMIRISRVLPRFYYAGDGVYVPIESIVHRHAAEIFPGYRLLSSCAFRVTRNADMVIEEEEADDFMLILEQGLKLRRKGAFVRLQIDSGCDPEILDFLNLHMKIFYKDIYEYSIPLTLGALWQIIGDKEFSHLLLPPYTPKTLPPFGQNVSMFDAIDKEDVLLFHPYESFDPVTQFIKEAAKDPKVISIRMTLYRVEKNSAIIQSLIDAANDGKQVTVMVELKARFDEENNLHWAKALENAGAHVIYGITGFKVHAKVSQVIRQVGDKLNFYIHLGTGNYNGSSAKIYTDVSYFTSRDDVAKDTTTFFHILSGFSKNRRLNELSMSPMQIKERVIAMIKNEAKMGSEGRIIAKMNALVDSDVIKALYDASKAGVQINLIIRGICCLRPGVPGMSENIKVRSIIGKYLEHARIFYFKHTNPKFYISSADWMPRNLERRLELMTPITDPVSQGKLSEILRLQIQDNELAFELGSDGEYNSVAKAQNEKPINNHEFFEGYLNKIFKTMKKSSDQDKVQILASKLFKES; this is encoded by the coding sequence ATGGAAAATAGGGATATATTTATAAATCGTGAGCTATCTTGGCTTAGATTTAATTCTAGAGTTTTAGCACAATGCGGAAAAGATCTTCCACTACTTGAAAAACTTAAATTTATAGCTATATATTGTACAAATTTAGATGAATTTTATATGATTAGAATAGCTGGACTTAAACAGTTATTTGCTGCTGGTATCATAGTAAGTGGTAGCGATGAGATGACTCCACTAGATCAACTAAGAGAGATTAGAAAATATCTAAAAGATGAACAAGAGATATTAGAAGCCTATTATAAAGATACAGTTAGCAAGCTTGCTCATCATGGTTTATATATCCAAAATTATGAGGAATTAAACGATGAAATCAAGGCTAGGGCAGATGAGTATTTCTTCTCAAATATTTTACCAGTTATTGTCCCTATTGCCGTAGATCCCACTCATCCATTTCCACATCTTAATAACCTTAGCTTTGCTTTAGCTGTTAAACTTTGCGATGATGCTCATCCTGAGATTGTTAAATTTGGAATGATTAGAATTAGCCGTGTATTGCCTAGATTTTATTATGCCGGTGATGGAGTTTATGTGCCTATTGAGAGCATTGTGCATAGACACGCAGCTGAAATTTTCCCAGGATATAGACTACTTAGTAGCTGCGCATTTAGGGTTACTAGAAATGCCGATATGGTTATAGAAGAAGAGGAGGCTGATGACTTTATGCTCATTTTAGAGCAGGGCTTAAAACTTCGTAGAAAAGGTGCATTTGTAAGACTTCAAATAGATTCTGGATGTGATCCTGAGATTTTAGACTTTTTGAATTTGCATATGAAAATATTCTATAAAGATATTTATGAATATAGTATTCCGCTCACCCTTGGTGCGTTATGGCAGATTATAGGTGATAAGGAGTTTTCACATCTTTTACTTCCACCATATACGCCTAAAACTTTACCACCATTTGGGCAAAATGTCTCTATGTTTGATGCTATTGATAAAGAAGATGTCTTGCTATTTCACCCATATGAGAGCTTTGATCCAGTTACTCAATTCATCAAAGAAGCTGCCAAAGATCCAAAGGTTATATCTATTAGAATGACTCTATATAGAGTAGAGAAAAACTCAGCTATAATTCAATCTTTAATAGATGCAGCAAATGATGGCAAGCAAGTTACAGTAATGGTTGAATTAAAAGCTAGATTTGATGAAGAAAATAACTTGCACTGGGCAAAAGCATTAGAAAATGCAGGAGCTCATGTAATTTATGGAATTACAGGTTTTAAAGTTCATGCTAAAGTTAGCCAAGTTATTCGCCAAGTAGGTGATAAATTAAACTTCTATATCCATTTAGGAACTGGAAACTATAATGGTAGTAGTGCAAAAATTTATACAGATGTAAGCTATTTTACTTCTAGAGATGATGTAGCCAAAGATACTACTACATTTTTCCATATTTTATCAGGATTTAGTAAAAATCGCAGATTAAATGAGCTATCAATGTCTCCAATGCAGATTAAAGAGCGAGTAATCGCAATGATCAAAAATGAAGCTAAAATGGGTAGCGAAGGTAGAATTATCGCTAAGATGAACGCTCTTGTAGATAGCGATGTAATTAAAGCTTTATATGATGCTAGCAAGGCTGGCGTACAGATAAATTTAATCATTAGAGGCATTTGCTGCTTACGACCAGGAGTGCCAGGAATGAGTGAAAATATCAAAGTAAGATCAATTATAGGCAAATATCTTGAGCATGCTAGAATATTTTACTTTAAACATACTAATCCTAAATTCTATATCAGTAGTGCTGATTGGATGCCAAGAAACTTAGAAAGACGCCTAGAGTTGATGACACCTATTACTGATCCAGTATCTCAAGGCAAATTAAGCGAAATTTTACGCTTGCAAATTCAAGATAATGAGTTGGCATTTGAGCTAGGAAGTGATGGTGAATATAATAGTGTAGCAAAAGCTCAAAATGAAAAACCGATAAATAATCATGAGTTTTTTGAGGGTTATTTAAATAAAATTTTTAAAACAATGAAAAAATCTAGCGACCAAGATAAGGTTCAAATTCTAGCTTCTAAGCTATTTAAAGAGAGCTAA
- the lpxD gene encoding UDP-3-O-(3-hydroxymyristoyl)glucosamine N-acyltransferase, with protein MKLSQIYSILGLEFSGDDIEIVSLSSLALAKKAQMSYCDSPKNAKYLTDCQAGAVLVVKDMVDMVKGRAVVVDNPHLAFAILSKYFAKPLIREFKPSNIDKSVTIMPNVYIGSGVNIGKNSIIMPGAYIGDNVQIGNECIIHPNVTIYADSIIGNECIINANSVIGSDGFGYAHTKTGEHIKIYHNGWVVLEDNVEIGACTTIDRGVFEPTIVRKYSKIDNLVQIGHNCEIGYGSILVSQVGLAGSTKLGRNVIMGGQSGTAGHLSIGDFAKIAGRGGVSKNLEGGKEYGGYPIMELKEWFKTQARFLREFSSKK; from the coding sequence ATGAAATTAAGTCAAATTTACTCTATTTTAGGATTAGAATTTAGCGGTGATGATATAGAGATAGTATCTCTTAGCTCATTAGCTTTAGCCAAAAAGGCTCAAATGAGCTACTGCGACTCACCTAAAAATGCAAAATATTTAACCGATTGCCAAGCCGGTGCCGTGCTAGTGGTTAAAGATATGGTTGATATGGTAAAAGGTAGAGCAGTTGTAGTAGATAATCCACATCTTGCCTTTGCTATTTTATCAAAATACTTTGCAAAGCCATTAATTAGAGAATTTAAACCATCAAATATTGATAAAAGCGTAACCATAATGCCAAATGTATATATTGGAAGTGGTGTAAATATTGGCAAAAATAGCATAATAATGCCAGGAGCATATATAGGTGATAATGTCCAAATTGGCAATGAATGCATAATTCACCCAAATGTTACAATATATGCAGATAGCATAATAGGTAATGAGTGTATAATAAATGCAAATTCAGTCATAGGTAGTGATGGGTTTGGCTATGCACATACTAAAACTGGCGAACATATTAAAATTTATCATAATGGTTGGGTTGTATTAGAAGATAATGTAGAAATAGGAGCATGCACCACAATAGATAGGGGAGTTTTTGAACCAACTATAGTGCGCAAATACTCTAAAATAGATAATCTAGTTCAAATAGGCCATAACTGCGAAATTGGCTATGGCAGTATCTTAGTATCTCAAGTTGGTTTAGCAGGTAGCACCAAACTTGGTCGTAATGTTATAATGGGTGGACAAAGTGGCACTGCTGGACATCTAAGTATTGGTGATTTTGCTAAGATAGCTGGACGCGGTGGAGTATCAAAAAACTTAGAAGGCGGCAAAGAGTATGGGGGATACCCTATAATGGAGCTTAAAGAGTGGTTTAAAACTCAGGCTAGATTTTTACGCGAATTTAGTAGTAAAAAATAA
- the metE gene encoding 5-methyltetrahydropteroyltriglutamate--homocysteine S-methyltransferase: MSKSFVTGFPRIGEQRELKFALESFWAGKTSFSEVEKVAAELKKRHWNYQIDAKVDLISVNDFSYYDLMLDNIITFGAIPPRFAGLSGYDLYFSMARGNANSVAMEMTKWFNTNYHYIVPELSRDVKFNLNSSKIIAEYKEAKEAGVKNAKINLIGPITFLALSKTTDGSNALDHLDALSSEYVKLIAELSKLDNEIIIQIDEPIFVTDRAAELASKIVPIYDLLASVADNVKIIFMTYFEHANEAVAQVVKSKIWAIGLDFVHAACQEEALKLLSNSDKVLFAGLIDGRNVWVSNLDAKAEIVNKIKTFIPDERLYIGTSCSLLHVPYTLKYEENLSIKEWLAFGVEKLTELKILKKLVNGGEFCKTGKCLIEANRAAIASRKTSTLVNDVNVQNRVKSLTKFDRDTAYEERIKIQKETFNLPDLPTTTIGSFPQTPELRQVRNAYKKSLITKESYESEIKKYIDDCIKFQEDCGLDVLVHGEPERNDMVEYFGEQLKGYAFSANGWVQSYGSRCVKPPLLFGDVSRPVPMTVDWITYAQSRTSKIMKGMLTGPVTILNWSFVRDDKPRSEIAKELALCIYDEIDDLQKAGIKIIQVDEAAFKEGYPLRKENIPAYEKFAVDCFKLSVCAANASTQIHTHMCYSEFNDIIKTIEAMDADVISIETARSGNELLKIFKSVGYKQEVGPGVYDIHSPRIPTVEEIAAQINALLEVLPKSQLWINPDCGLKTRKWPEVKPSLENMVKAVKIIRMS; this comes from the coding sequence ATGTCAAAAAGTTTCGTAACAGGATTTCCTAGAATTGGTGAACAAAGAGAGCTTAAATTTGCTCTTGAGAGTTTTTGGGCTGGTAAAACTAGCTTTAGCGAAGTAGAAAAAGTAGCTGCTGAATTAAAAAAACGCCACTGGAACTATCAAATCGATGCAAAAGTAGATTTAATTAGTGTAAATGATTTTTCATATTATGATTTAATGCTTGATAATATCATAACTTTTGGTGCGATTCCTCCACGCTTTGCTGGACTTAGCGGTTATGATTTATACTTCTCAATGGCTAGAGGAAATGCAAATAGCGTAGCTATGGAGATGACAAAATGGTTTAATACAAACTACCATTATATAGTTCCTGAACTTAGCCGTGATGTTAAATTTAATCTAAATAGCAGCAAGATTATTGCTGAATATAAAGAGGCGAAAGAAGCTGGTGTAAAAAATGCAAAAATCAATCTAATTGGCCCTATAACTTTCTTAGCTCTTAGCAAAACAACAGATGGTAGCAATGCACTTGATCATCTAGATGCTTTAAGTAGTGAGTATGTTAAGCTAATTGCTGAGCTTTCAAAACTTGATAATGAGATTATTATTCAAATAGATGAACCAATTTTTGTAACAGATAGAGCAGCTGAGCTAGCTAGCAAAATTGTACCGATATATGATTTACTTGCAAGTGTTGCAGATAATGTTAAAATCATATTTATGACATATTTTGAGCATGCAAATGAAGCTGTAGCTCAAGTGGTAAAGAGTAAAATTTGGGCTATAGGTTTGGATTTTGTCCATGCAGCTTGCCAAGAAGAAGCTCTAAAATTACTATCAAATAGCGATAAAGTGCTTTTTGCTGGATTGATAGATGGTAGAAATGTATGGGTAAGCAATCTAGATGCTAAAGCTGAAATTGTCAATAAAATCAAAACATTTATCCCGGATGAACGCCTATATATCGGTACTTCATGCTCACTTTTACATGTGCCATATACTTTAAAATATGAAGAAAATTTAAGCATAAAAGAGTGGTTAGCATTTGGTGTTGAAAAACTTACAGAACTTAAAATTCTAAAAAAATTAGTAAATGGTGGGGAATTTTGTAAAACTGGTAAATGCTTAATAGAGGCTAATCGTGCAGCAATTGCTTCTAGAAAAACATCTACACTAGTTAATGATGTAAATGTACAAAATAGAGTAAAATCTCTAACTAAATTTGATAGAGATACAGCATATGAAGAGCGTATTAAAATTCAAAAAGAGACATTTAATCTACCTGATCTTCCTACTACAACAATTGGTAGCTTCCCTCAAACTCCAGAGCTTCGCCAAGTTCGTAATGCATATAAAAAATCTTTAATTACAAAAGAGTCATATGAGAGCGAAATCAAAAAATATATTGATGATTGTATCAAATTCCAAGAAGATTGCGGTCTAGATGTATTAGTTCATGGAGAACCAGAAAGAAATGATATGGTTGAGTACTTTGGTGAGCAATTAAAAGGCTACGCATTTAGTGCTAATGGTTGGGTTCAAAGCTATGGTAGTCGTTGTGTTAAGCCACCACTTCTATTTGGTGATGTAAGCCGCCCAGTACCTATGACAGTTGATTGGATTACATATGCTCAAAGTCGCACATCAAAAATAATGAAAGGTATGCTAACAGGCCCTGTAACTATACTTAACTGGAGCTTTGTAAGAGATGATAAACCAAGAAGTGAAATTGCTAAAGAGCTTGCACTTTGTATATATGATGAGATAGATGACTTACAAAAAGCTGGTATCAAAATAATTCAAGTTGATGAAGCTGCATTTAAAGAGGGATATCCACTTCGTAAAGAAAATATCCCAGCATATGAAAAATTCGCAGTTGATTGCTTTAAACTAAGCGTTTGCGCTGCTAATGCTTCTACTCAAATTCATACTCATATGTGCTATTCTGAATTTAACGATATTATTAAAACAATAGAAGCAATGGACGCTGATGTAATTAGTATTGAAACAGCTAGAAGTGGTAATGAACTTCTAAAAATCTTTAAATCTGTAGGCTATAAACAAGAGGTAGGCCCAGGTGTATATGATATCCACAGCCCGCGTATTCCTACAGTTGAAGAGATTGCTGCACAGATTAATGCCTTATTAGAAGTTTTACCTAAATCTCAACTATGGATTAATCCAGATTGTGGGTTAAAAACTCGCAAATGGCCAGAGGTAAAACCAAGCTTAGAAAATATGGTAAAAGCAGTTAAAATCATTCGTATGAGTTAA
- a CDS encoding methylenetetrahydrofolate reductase: MLKTKIKQGKSGIVLYGLTPPKISLSHDEAKEIALRQLSRLDGIKIDGLVIYDLQDESNRNSSNRTFEFVRTIKPEIYAKDYLQNRYEAVIYKAVGNYNETEFKEFLQTHSDAISIFVGASSAIDTPKLSLNDAYKMKKEIANDLTLGGICIPERHTKKQDEDLRVASKRVKGCEFFITQAVYDIETAKKFLDDFAALGIKNTPIIFTFTPCGNEKTYEFMQWLGISVSNLSKNRIFDSDDALESSVKLSLDMFEFLYKYGTAKGVSVGANIESISTRKVEIDASIRLLKGIIAIVEKNSLENTKSKIQSASRFDE; this comes from the coding sequence ATGCTAAAAACTAAAATAAAGCAAGGTAAATCTGGAATTGTTCTATATGGGCTTACACCGCCTAAGATTAGCTTAAGTCATGATGAGGCTAAAGAGATAGCACTTAGACAGCTTAGTAGGCTTGATGGTATAAAGATAGATGGTCTTGTAATATACGACCTTCAAGATGAGAGTAATCGCAACTCTAGTAATAGAACATTTGAATTTGTTCGTACAATAAAACCTGAAATTTACGCTAAAGATTATCTGCAAAATCGATATGAAGCTGTAATTTATAAGGCTGTAGGCAACTATAATGAGACTGAATTTAAAGAGTTTTTACAAACTCATAGCGATGCAATTAGTATATTTGTAGGTGCTAGCTCAGCCATAGATACACCAAAACTTAGTCTAAATGATGCATATAAGATGAAAAAAGAGATCGCCAACGATCTAACACTTGGTGGCATATGTATTCCTGAAAGACACACTAAAAAGCAAGATGAAGATCTAAGAGTAGCATCTAAGCGTGTTAAAGGTTGTGAGTTTTTTATAACTCAAGCTGTTTATGATATTGAAACAGCTAAGAAATTTTTAGATGATTTTGCCGCCTTAGGAATCAAAAATACTCCAATTATATTCACATTTACACCATGTGGCAATGAAAAAACATATGAGTTTATGCAGTGGCTTGGTATATCTGTAAGCAATCTATCTAAAAATAGAATTTTTGATAGTGATGATGCACTAGAGAGCTCAGTCAAGCTTAGTCTTGATATGTTTGAATTTTTGTATAAATATGGCACTGCTAAAGGCGTTAGCGTAGGTGCAAACATAGAGAGCATATCTACTCGCAAGGTAGAGATAGATGCATCAATTAGACTACTTAAGGGAATTATCGCAATTGTAGAAAAAAACTCACTAGAAAATACAAAAAGCAAAATTCAAAGTGCTTCTAGATTTGATGAATAG